Proteins found in one Oncorhynchus mykiss isolate Arlee chromosome 17, USDA_OmykA_1.1, whole genome shotgun sequence genomic segment:
- the LOC110494866 gene encoding Kv channel-interacting protein 4 isoform X1, with product MGHRRRRCKRRLLRVARYLYRWFTGTLVEGNPASNHSKRTIKQRFLKLLPCCRSRTAPSLSQNSVVEDGELSTVCYRPEGLDQLLQQTKFTRRELQILYRGFKNECPSGVVDEETFKLIYSQFFPQGDSSTYAHFLFEAFDTHKNGTVSFEDFVTGLSIILRGSVTEKLNWAFNLYDLNKDGFITKEEMTDIMSSIYDMMGTCTYPCMQNDAPKEHVDNFFQKMDKNKDGVVTIEEFLESCQKDENIMQSMHLFDNVI from the exons ATGGGCCATCGCAGAAGAAGGTGCAAGAGACGACTCCTCAGGGTGGCCAGATACCTGTACCGCTGGTTCACTGGGACCCTGGtagaag GTAACCCAGCATCCAACCACAGCAAGCGAACTATAAAACAGAGGTTCCTCAAGCTGCTGCCCTGCTGTCGCTCCAGAACCGCCCCCTCACTCAGTCAAA ACAGTGTAGTGGAGGATGGAGAGttatctacagtgtgttatagaCCAGAGGGGTTGGACCAGCTACTACAACAGACTAAGTTCACCAGGAGAGAACTACAGATCCTCTACAGGGGCTTCAAGAAT GAATGCCCTAGTGGTGTGGTGGATGAAGAGACATTCAAGTTAATCTACTCCCAGTTCTTTCCTCAGGGAG ACTCCAGCACCTACGCTCATTTTCTGTTCGAAGCGTTTGACACCCACAAGAATGGAACGGTGAGCTTCGAAGACTTCGTCACAGGCCTGTCAATCATCCTGAGAGGCTCTGTCACAGAGAAACTCAACTGGGCTTTTAACCTCTACGACCTCAACAAAGATGGCTTCATCACCAAAGAG gagatgACTGATATAATGAGCTCTATCTATGACATGATGGGAACGTGTACGTACCCCTGTATGCAGAACGACGCCCCCAAGGAGCACGTCGACAACTTCTTCCAG AAAATGGACAAGAACAAAGATGGCGTGGTCACCATTGAGGAGTTTCTGGAGTCTTGTcaaaag GATGAGAACATCATGCAGTCCATGCATCTGTTTGACAACGTCATTTAG
- the LOC110494866 gene encoding Kv channel-interacting protein 2 isoform X2 has product MKEKSRDQSFSDSRELDGSYDPLTGNPASNHSKRTIKQRFLKLLPCCRSRTAPSLSQNSVVEDGELSTVCYRPEGLDQLLQQTKFTRRELQILYRGFKNECPSGVVDEETFKLIYSQFFPQGDSSTYAHFLFEAFDTHKNGTVSFEDFVTGLSIILRGSVTEKLNWAFNLYDLNKDGFITKEEMTDIMSSIYDMMGTCTYPCMQNDAPKEHVDNFFQKMDKNKDGVVTIEEFLESCQKDENIMQSMHLFDNVI; this is encoded by the exons ATGAAGGAGAAAAGTCGGGATCAGAGCTTTTCTGACTCCCGGGAACTAGACGGGTCTTATGATCCGCTCACCG GTAACCCAGCATCCAACCACAGCAAGCGAACTATAAAACAGAGGTTCCTCAAGCTGCTGCCCTGCTGTCGCTCCAGAACCGCCCCCTCACTCAGTCAAA ACAGTGTAGTGGAGGATGGAGAGttatctacagtgtgttatagaCCAGAGGGGTTGGACCAGCTACTACAACAGACTAAGTTCACCAGGAGAGAACTACAGATCCTCTACAGGGGCTTCAAGAAT GAATGCCCTAGTGGTGTGGTGGATGAAGAGACATTCAAGTTAATCTACTCCCAGTTCTTTCCTCAGGGAG ACTCCAGCACCTACGCTCATTTTCTGTTCGAAGCGTTTGACACCCACAAGAATGGAACGGTGAGCTTCGAAGACTTCGTCACAGGCCTGTCAATCATCCTGAGAGGCTCTGTCACAGAGAAACTCAACTGGGCTTTTAACCTCTACGACCTCAACAAAGATGGCTTCATCACCAAAGAG gagatgACTGATATAATGAGCTCTATCTATGACATGATGGGAACGTGTACGTACCCCTGTATGCAGAACGACGCCCCCAAGGAGCACGTCGACAACTTCTTCCAG AAAATGGACAAGAACAAAGATGGCGTGGTCACCATTGAGGAGTTTCTGGAGTCTTGTcaaaag GATGAGAACATCATGCAGTCCATGCATCTGTTTGACAACGTCATTTAG
- the LOC110494866 gene encoding Kv channel-interacting protein 2 isoform X3 codes for MGHRRRRCKRRLLRVARYLYRWFTGTLVEDSVVEDGELSTVCYRPEGLDQLLQQTKFTRRELQILYRGFKNECPSGVVDEETFKLIYSQFFPQGDSSTYAHFLFEAFDTHKNGTVSFEDFVTGLSIILRGSVTEKLNWAFNLYDLNKDGFITKEEMTDIMSSIYDMMGTCTYPCMQNDAPKEHVDNFFQKMDKNKDGVVTIEEFLESCQKDENIMQSMHLFDNVI; via the exons ATGGGCCATCGCAGAAGAAGGTGCAAGAGACGACTCCTCAGGGTGGCCAGATACCTGTACCGCTGGTTCACTGGGACCCTGGtagaag ACAGTGTAGTGGAGGATGGAGAGttatctacagtgtgttatagaCCAGAGGGGTTGGACCAGCTACTACAACAGACTAAGTTCACCAGGAGAGAACTACAGATCCTCTACAGGGGCTTCAAGAAT GAATGCCCTAGTGGTGTGGTGGATGAAGAGACATTCAAGTTAATCTACTCCCAGTTCTTTCCTCAGGGAG ACTCCAGCACCTACGCTCATTTTCTGTTCGAAGCGTTTGACACCCACAAGAATGGAACGGTGAGCTTCGAAGACTTCGTCACAGGCCTGTCAATCATCCTGAGAGGCTCTGTCACAGAGAAACTCAACTGGGCTTTTAACCTCTACGACCTCAACAAAGATGGCTTCATCACCAAAGAG gagatgACTGATATAATGAGCTCTATCTATGACATGATGGGAACGTGTACGTACCCCTGTATGCAGAACGACGCCCCCAAGGAGCACGTCGACAACTTCTTCCAG AAAATGGACAAGAACAAAGATGGCGTGGTCACCATTGAGGAGTTTCTGGAGTCTTGTcaaaag GATGAGAACATCATGCAGTCCATGCATCTGTTTGACAACGTCATTTAG